One Falco biarmicus isolate bFalBia1 chromosome 13, bFalBia1.pri, whole genome shotgun sequence genomic region harbors:
- the FAM43A gene encoding protein FAM43A — MLPWKRSKVELVAGEARRQSKPKGYAVSVHYSALTSLARACPESALHRVGSMFRSKRRKFRVTSEDPTYTVLYLGNATTIQSKGEGCTDLAVCKIWSKSEAGRQGTKMKLTISAQGIRMAHAEDKGLRRPGHLYLLHRVTYCVADPRLPRVFAWIYRHELKHKAVMLRCHAVLVSKPEKAKAMALLLYQTSATALAEFRRLKKRDDARHQQQQLVGEQSIPLVPLRKLLNGQCCYKPPVERSRSAPKLGSITEDLLGEEQEERAMHCDCEDILEALGEPEGELLRAGAGRGEGPELGQLLRDLGELSLGNDLRSLRADLRVRRLLSGESTGSESSLESNGPDGAAPPCNGAEQPPPGDPETG, encoded by the coding sequence ATGCTGCCCTGGAAGCGGAGCAAGGTGGAGCTGGTGGCGGGCGAGGCGCGGCGGCAGAGCAAGCCCAAGGGGTACGCGGTGAGCGTGCACTACTCGGCGCTCACCTCGCTGGCCCGCGCCTGCCCCGAGAGCGCCCTGCACCGCGTGGGCAGCATGTTCCGCTCCAAGCGGCGGAAATTCCGCGTCACCAGCGAGGACCCCACGTACACCGTGCTCTACCTGGGCAACGCCACCACCATCCAGTCCAAGGGCGAGGGTTGCACCGACCTGGCCGTCTGCAAGATTTGGAGCAAGAGCGAGGCGGGCCGGCAGGGCACCAAGATGAAGCTGACCATCAGCGCGCAGGGCATCCGCATGGCCCACGCCGAGGACAAGGGGCTGCGCCGGCCTGGCCACCTCTACCTGCTGCACCGGGTCACCTACTGCGTGGCCGACCCGCGCCTGCCGCGCGTCTTCGCCTGGATCTACCGCCACGAGCTGAAGCACAAGGCGGTGATGCTGCGCTGCCACGCCGTGCTGGTCTCCAAGCCCGAGAAAGCGAAGGCCATGGCCCTGCTGCTCTACCAGACCTCGGCCACGGCGCTGGCCGAGTTCCGTCGGCTGAAGAAGCGGGACGACGCgcggcaccagcagcagcagctggtgggcGAGCAGAGCATCCCGCTGGTGCCGCTGCGCAAGCTGCTCAACGGGCAGTGCTGCTACAAGCCGCCGGTGGAGCGGAGCCGCAGCGCGCCcaagctgggctccatcacgGAGGACCTGCTGGGcgaggagcaggaggagcggGCCATGCACTGCGACTGCGAGGACATCCTGGAGGCGCTGGGCGAGCCCGAGGGCGAGCTGCTGCGCGCCGGCGCCGGCCGCGGCGAGGGCCCGGAGCTGGGCCAGCTCCTCCGCGATCTGGGCGAGCTCAGCCTGGGCAACGACCTGCGCTCGCTGCGCGCCGACCTCCGCGTCCGCCGGCTGCTCTCCGGCGAGAGCACGGGCAGCGAGTCCTCCCTGGAGAGCAACGGCCCGGACGGCGCCGCCCCGCCCTGCAACGGCGCCGAGCAGCCGCCCCCCGGCGACCCCGAGACCGGCTGA